The following coding sequences lie in one Leptospira inadai serovar Lyme str. 10 genomic window:
- a CDS encoding HAMP domain-containing protein: MVSTKTTEIPVREALDLKQLLEVLSALKRGDLSRRMPLDQTGIAGKISDILNEIIDQNDRMVKEFERISNEVGQEGKISHRISAVATGGSWAACMNSVNSLIGNLVQPNTEVMRVIGAVAGGDLSRNMALEIEGRPLKGEFLRTAKIVNTMVDQLNSFASEVTRVAREVGTEGKLGGQADVRGVAGTWKDLTDSVNFMAGNLTGQVRDIAEVTKAVATGDLSKKITVDVKGEILELKNTINTMVDQLNSFASEVTRVAREVGTEGKLGGQADVRGVAGTWKDLTDSVNSMASNLTGQVRNIAEVTTAVATGDLSKKITVDVKGEILELKNTINTMVDQLNSFASEVTRVAREVGTEGKLGGQADVRGVAGTWKDLTDSVNSMASNLTGQVRNIAEVTTAVARGDLSKKITVDVKGEILELKDTINTMVDQLNSFASEVTRVAREVGTEGKLGGQADVRGVAGTWKDLTDSVNFMANNLTTQVRGIAKVVTSVANGDLKKKLYLEAKGEIAELSDTINDMIDTLGLFGDQVTTVAREVGIEGKLGGQASVPGAAGLWRDLTDNVNQLASNLTTQVRAIAEVATGVTKGDLSRTVTVKAAGEVAALSDNINEMIRNLRETTRINTEQDWLKTNLAKFTRLLQGQRNLVNVSKLILSELAPLVSAQHGAFFITENSEDETSLKLLVSYAYQERQNVSNRFNPGEGLVGQCYLERKRILLTQVPDDYIKISSALGESAPSNIVVLPVLFEGEVKAIIELASFPSFTPIHLNFLDQLTESIGIVLNTIAASMRTEELLIQSQTLTEELQGRQEELTKTNERLEEQAKSLQASEDLLKEQREELQDKNDELEEKARLLARKNNEVERKNMEVEQARHSLEEKARQLALTSRYKSEFLANMSHELRTPLNNMLILSRLLYDNENNNLSMKQIEYARTIHSSGNDLLQLINDILDLSKIESGKMTVDLDSVSFQEFADYLERSFRETARNKELEFQVDLNVDLPARMTTDLQRLQQILRNLLSNAFKFTHKGGVRLVISTVKSGWGGDHQILNQASSVIAFSVIDTGIGIPLEKQTLIFEAFRQADGSTSRKYGGTGLGLSISKEITRLLGGELKLTSQSDTGSTFTLYLPIEYIPTDEVQTVGEPTEWIQSNRIGDKMNPIILHESFPKNSGRIPRRLVEDDRSSLSGDTILIIEEEESFAMLLLEMARKNGFKGLVALDGKTGFSLLKDFPVQAVLLDHQLPDMNGWLILNWLKKEPKFRHIPVQIISERDEWRRSLRMGALSHVTKPIESSMIQQVFDRFSNFKSKTSRSLLIIDGNEEISKELRELLGECDLNIKTTENAGEALGFLMQDSFDCIYCSFDLPDRPFHDFVLEIDHIGKEIIPIVLNIDSELSQAQEAEIQSLKKGFILKEVESPALAAEEISIFLHQRIENLTPLHQKLIQETLHNDQALKGRKVLIVDDDVRNIFALASVLERHKMKIEYAENARDGIELLKKAVGVEVVLMDVMMPDMDGYEAMRCIRADENFVELPIVALTAKAMKGDREKCIDAGATDYITKPVSVDQLLSLLRVLLCR, encoded by the coding sequence ATGGTTTCCACTAAAACGACTGAAATCCCTGTTAGAGAAGCGCTGGATTTAAAACAATTATTGGAAGTTTTGTCCGCCTTGAAAAGGGGGGATCTATCCAGACGAATGCCCCTCGACCAAACGGGTATCGCCGGTAAAATATCAGACATTCTTAATGAAATCATAGACCAAAACGATCGGATGGTAAAGGAATTCGAGCGAATCAGCAACGAAGTCGGACAAGAAGGAAAAATTTCACATCGGATCAGCGCCGTAGCAACGGGTGGCTCTTGGGCAGCCTGCATGAATTCCGTTAACTCTCTTATAGGCAATTTAGTACAACCGAATACTGAAGTAATGCGCGTAATCGGAGCGGTAGCCGGCGGAGACCTTTCGAGAAATATGGCTTTAGAAATCGAAGGACGCCCGTTAAAAGGGGAATTTTTACGTACCGCTAAAATCGTTAATACGATGGTGGATCAATTGAATTCCTTCGCCTCCGAGGTGACCCGAGTCGCTCGAGAAGTGGGAACCGAAGGAAAACTCGGGGGCCAGGCAGATGTTCGAGGAGTGGCCGGAACCTGGAAAGATCTTACGGACAGCGTAAACTTTATGGCCGGAAACCTCACGGGGCAGGTTCGGGATATCGCCGAAGTAACTAAGGCAGTTGCGACCGGTGACTTGTCCAAGAAAATCACCGTGGATGTAAAGGGTGAGATTCTAGAACTCAAAAACACGATCAACACGATGGTGGATCAGTTGAATTCATTCGCCTCCGAGGTGACCCGAGTTGCCCGAGAAGTGGGAACGGAAGGAAAACTAGGAGGCCAGGCAGATGTTCGAGGAGTGGCCGGAACCTGGAAGGACCTCACGGACAGTGTGAACTCCATGGCTTCCAACCTCACAGGACAGGTTCGGAACATTGCAGAAGTTACAACGGCAGTGGCGACCGGTGACTTGTCCAAGAAGATCACCGTGGATGTAAAGGGTGAGATTTTAGAACTCAAAAACACGATCAATACGATGGTGGATCAGTTGAATTCATTCGCCTCCGAGGTGACCCGGGTTGCTAGGGAAGTGGGAACGGAAGGAAAACTAGGAGGCCAGGCAGATGTTCGAGGAGTGGCCGGAACCTGGAAGGACCTCACGGACAGTGTGAACTCCATGGCTTCCAACCTCACAGGACAGGTTCGGAACATTGCAGAAGTTACGACTGCTGTTGCTCGAGGAGATCTCTCCAAGAAGATCACCGTGGATGTAAAGGGTGAGATTTTAGAACTGAAGGACACGATCAATACGATGGTGGACCAGTTGAATTCCTTCGCCTCCGAGGTGACCCGGGTTGCGAGGGAAGTGGGAACGGAAGGAAAACTAGGAGGCCAGGCAGATGTCCGAGGAGTGGCCGGAACCTGGAAAGATCTCACGGACAGTGTGAACTTCATGGCGAATAATCTCACTACTCAAGTGCGTGGCATCGCCAAGGTGGTAACCTCCGTAGCTAACGGAGATTTAAAGAAAAAGTTATATTTGGAAGCGAAGGGGGAAATAGCCGAACTCTCCGATACGATCAACGATATGATCGATACGTTAGGCCTATTCGGAGATCAAGTTACGACCGTTGCACGGGAGGTGGGAATCGAGGGTAAATTAGGAGGTCAAGCAAGCGTTCCTGGAGCAGCCGGGTTATGGAGAGATTTAACGGACAATGTGAATCAGTTGGCCAGCAACCTTACCACTCAGGTTCGCGCAATCGCCGAGGTTGCCACGGGTGTGACGAAAGGGGATTTATCCAGGACGGTTACGGTTAAGGCTGCCGGAGAAGTCGCGGCTCTTTCGGATAATATCAATGAGATGATTCGAAATCTAAGAGAAACGACCAGAATCAATACGGAACAAGACTGGCTCAAAACGAATCTTGCGAAATTTACAAGATTGTTGCAAGGACAAAGAAACCTAGTAAATGTAAGTAAATTGATCTTATCGGAATTGGCTCCTCTTGTTTCCGCACAGCACGGAGCTTTTTTCATCACCGAAAACTCGGAGGACGAAACCTCTTTAAAACTCTTGGTAAGCTATGCGTACCAAGAGCGCCAGAATGTCTCGAATCGATTTAACCCTGGAGAAGGATTGGTAGGCCAGTGTTACCTGGAAAGAAAGAGAATCCTATTAACTCAGGTCCCGGATGATTACATCAAGATCAGCTCGGCGTTAGGAGAATCGGCACCCTCGAATATAGTCGTGCTTCCTGTTCTATTCGAGGGAGAAGTCAAGGCGATCATTGAGTTGGCTTCCTTTCCGAGTTTTACTCCGATCCATCTGAACTTTTTAGATCAGCTGACCGAGAGTATCGGGATCGTTTTAAATACGATCGCAGCCAGTATGAGAACGGAAGAACTCCTAATTCAGTCACAGACTTTAACCGAGGAACTACAAGGACGTCAGGAAGAGCTGACTAAAACGAACGAACGATTGGAAGAACAAGCCAAATCATTGCAGGCATCCGAAGATCTGCTTAAAGAGCAAAGAGAAGAATTGCAGGACAAAAACGACGAACTGGAAGAGAAAGCTAGACTTCTCGCGAGAAAAAATAACGAAGTCGAGCGGAAAAATATGGAGGTGGAGCAGGCCAGACATTCCCTTGAAGAGAAGGCCAGACAGCTCGCCTTAACATCTAGATACAAATCCGAATTTCTCGCCAATATGTCCCACGAATTACGAACTCCGCTGAACAACATGTTGATCTTATCGAGATTACTATACGATAACGAAAATAATAATCTATCGATGAAACAAATCGAATATGCAAGAACGATTCACAGTTCCGGAAACGATCTACTGCAATTGATCAATGACATATTAGATTTATCAAAAATAGAATCCGGAAAAATGACGGTCGATTTGGATTCCGTATCATTTCAAGAATTTGCGGATTATCTTGAAAGGTCTTTTCGAGAAACAGCTAGAAATAAGGAGCTTGAATTTCAAGTGGATTTAAACGTCGATCTCCCGGCCAGAATGACTACCGACCTACAAAGGTTGCAGCAGATCTTGAGAAATCTCCTTTCTAATGCATTTAAGTTCACGCATAAGGGAGGAGTGCGCTTGGTCATTTCTACCGTCAAATCAGGCTGGGGAGGTGATCACCAAATACTCAATCAGGCCAGCTCGGTGATAGCTTTCTCCGTCATAGACACCGGGATCGGCATCCCGTTGGAAAAGCAAACTTTGATCTTCGAGGCGTTTCGGCAAGCCGACGGAAGCACGAGTCGCAAATACGGTGGGACAGGTCTAGGTCTATCGATCAGCAAGGAGATCACGAGATTATTAGGCGGAGAACTCAAACTCACAAGTCAATCGGATACGGGTAGCACATTCACGCTCTATCTCCCGATCGAATACATACCGACGGATGAAGTTCAAACCGTTGGAGAGCCGACGGAATGGATTCAGTCCAACCGAATCGGCGATAAGATGAATCCGATAATCTTACATGAATCATTCCCGAAAAATTCCGGCAGAATTCCGAGACGTTTGGTGGAAGACGATCGTTCCAGCTTATCCGGGGATACGATCTTAATTATCGAAGAAGAGGAATCATTCGCAATGCTGCTTTTAGAGATGGCCCGAAAGAACGGGTTCAAAGGCCTCGTCGCATTGGACGGTAAAACCGGATTTTCTCTCCTCAAGGATTTTCCCGTTCAGGCAGTATTGCTCGATCATCAATTACCCGACATGAACGGTTGGCTCATTCTTAATTGGCTAAAAAAGGAACCGAAATTCAGACATATTCCGGTACAGATAATATCCGAACGTGATGAATGGAGGAGAAGCCTTCGAATGGGAGCTCTCTCACATGTAACCAAGCCGATCGAGTCGAGTATGATTCAGCAAGTCTTTGATAGGTTCTCAAATTTTAAAAGTAAAACTTCGAGATCGCTGCTGATCATCGACGGAAACGAGGAAATATCAAAGGAACTACGTGAATTACTCGGCGAGTGCGATTTGAATATAAAGACGACGGAAAACGCAGGTGAAGCATTAGGCTTCTTAATGCAGGATTCTTTCGACTGTATTTACTGTTCGTTTGACCTACCGGACAGGCCTTTCCACGATTTCGTTCTTGAAATCGACCATATTGGCAAGGAAATAATTCCGATCGTTTTAAACATCGACTCCGAACTGAGTCAAGCCCAGGAGGCGGAAATTCAAAGTCTAAAGAAAGGTTTTATCCTGAAGGAAGTTGAGTCTCCGGCTTTGGCTGCGGAAGAAATATCGATCTTCCTGCATCAACGGATCGAAAACTTAACCCCTCTGCATCAAAAATTGATTCAGGAAACTTTGCATAATGATCAAGCCTTAAAAGGCCGCAAAGTACTGATCGTAGACGATGATGTGCGGAATATTTTCGCACTAGCCAGCGTTCTAGAGCGGCATAAAATGAAAATCGAGTATGCGGAGAACGCTCGAGACGGTATCGAACTTTTAAAAAAGGCCGTGGGCGTGGAAGTCGTGCTAATGGATGTAATGATGCCTGACATGGACGGTTATGAGGCTATGAGATGCATTCGAGCGGATGAGAATTTCGTCGAACTTCCTATCGTCGCCCTGACAGCCAAAGCTATGAAAGGGGACCGGGAAAAATGTATCGACGCCGGTGCTACGGATTATATTACAAAGCCGGTCAGCGTCGACCAATTGCTTTCGTTACTCCGGGTCCTGCTATGTAGGTGA
- a CDS encoding histidine kinase dimerization/phosphoacceptor domain -containing protein: MNLKFKVNILIVDDNPENLRVMEYILADPELNVIKAHSGQDALKLLIDPEDFALIFMDVRMPGMDGFEVAALIRQRERCAQIPIIFLTAYSNSDTVMFKGYSLGAVDFLIKPIAPEILKSKVSVFVDLYKKNKILILQEELLRQSHDELEIRVEERTGELHKVNAELMTENLERRRAEEALRNSLREKEVLLREIHHRVKNNLQIVSSILSLQGNYIKDQKSLEMFEDSQSRIRSIALIHELLYQNEDLAKMDFKEYLRSLVTNLLRTYRVDSRISFEIDADPVTFGLDSAIHCGLIVTELVTNSLKYGFRGRDQGKVSVSIKNIDEEYVLTVEDDGIGFPEHFDYRQADSLGLQLVSTLAEQIEGQLHLSKDSGTKFTIAFKDRSRVKR; encoded by the coding sequence ATGAATCTTAAATTTAAAGTGAATATCCTCATCGTCGACGATAATCCCGAGAATCTACGGGTGATGGAATACATTCTTGCAGATCCGGAATTAAATGTGATCAAAGCTCATTCGGGACAGGATGCCTTAAAACTACTTATAGATCCGGAGGATTTCGCTCTAATATTCATGGATGTCCGAATGCCCGGAATGGACGGCTTCGAAGTCGCTGCGCTAATCCGTCAACGCGAAAGGTGCGCACAGATCCCGATCATTTTTTTGACCGCTTACAGCAATAGTGATACGGTAATGTTTAAGGGATATTCGCTAGGAGCAGTCGATTTTTTAATTAAGCCGATAGCCCCGGAAATACTGAAATCGAAAGTCTCCGTATTTGTCGATTTATACAAAAAAAATAAAATTTTAATTCTGCAGGAAGAGTTACTTCGACAAAGCCACGATGAGTTGGAGATACGGGTCGAAGAACGCACCGGCGAATTACATAAAGTCAATGCAGAATTGATGACGGAGAATTTAGAAAGAAGACGAGCGGAGGAAGCTCTGAGAAATTCCTTACGAGAAAAGGAAGTTCTTCTTCGCGAAATACATCATCGTGTGAAGAATAATCTTCAAATCGTATCAAGCATATTGAGCTTACAGGGCAATTATATTAAAGATCAAAAATCGCTCGAAATGTTCGAAGACTCCCAGTCCAGAATCAGATCGATTGCGCTCATTCACGAGTTGTTATATCAAAACGAAGATTTGGCAAAAATGGATTTTAAGGAGTATCTGCGTAGTTTAGTGACCAATCTATTGAGAACATACAGAGTGGATTCCAGAATCAGCTTCGAAATAGACGCCGATCCCGTAACGTTCGGTTTGGACTCGGCAATACATTGCGGATTGATCGTAACCGAGTTAGTAACGAATTCCCTGAAATACGGGTTTCGAGGCCGAGACCAGGGTAAAGTTTCAGTTTCTATAAAAAATATCGACGAGGAATACGTTTTAACGGTCGAGGACGACGGTATAGGTTTCCCGGAACATTTTGATTATAGACAAGCCGATTCTTTAGGCTTACAATTAGTGAGTACGTTAGCCGAGCAAATCGAAGGACAATTGCATTTGAGTAAAGACTCGGGAACAAAATTTACTATAGCGTTTAAAGATCGCAGTCGGGTAAAGAGATGA